In Geminicoccaceae bacterium, a single window of DNA contains:
- a CDS encoding alpha-glucosidase, giving the protein MTPRVGPRSDLWWKGAVIYQIYPRSFVDSNGDGVGDLSGITSRLDYVASLGVDAIWISPFMRSPQADYGYDVSDYRDVDPMFGTLADFDELVARAHGLGLKVMIDFVPSHTSIRHPWFAESRASRDNPKSDWYVWADPKPDGTAPNNWMSVFGGPAWEFDTRRGQYYLHNFLKEQPDLDFHNPDVIEALLAQAEFWLQRGVDGFRIDAIDFGVHDPELRDNPARPPVTDQHGATTPFNMQYQLWNKARPELSEMFFKPIFRLSQRYGATCLLGEISGDTSLERMGDYSSGGGLDMAYSFQLLSCKLAEIRGHIEEAEAFLGDGWACWSFSNHDCFRSATRFGGAHPDDRLRKMIPQLLCSLRGSICLYQGEELGLEETELTYDQIHDPVGKTFWPASKGRDGCRTPIPWKAQSEHGGFTTGAPWLPVGSVNMAMAVDRQEADPHSVLGVTRTFLHWRREHDALRTGDIEFVDAGRGILAFIRRTPGETLLSAFNITDTDRCHEIELVAADAGCPTATGEFKDNRLSLPPYGVFFGRITDAS; this is encoded by the coding sequence CTGACACCCAGGGTCGGGCCCCGGTCCGACCTCTGGTGGAAGGGGGCCGTGATCTACCAGATCTATCCACGCAGCTTCGTCGACAGCAATGGCGACGGCGTGGGCGATCTGTCCGGCATCACCTCCAGGCTGGATTATGTCGCCAGTCTCGGTGTGGATGCGATCTGGATATCCCCTTTCATGAGGAGTCCGCAGGCCGACTACGGATACGACGTGTCGGATTACCGCGACGTCGATCCGATGTTCGGCACGCTGGCGGATTTCGACGAGCTGGTGGCACGGGCCCACGGCCTCGGGCTCAAGGTGATGATCGACTTCGTGCCGAGCCACACGTCGATCCGGCACCCGTGGTTCGCCGAGAGCCGCGCCTCGCGGGACAACCCCAAATCGGACTGGTATGTCTGGGCCGATCCGAAGCCCGACGGCACGGCACCCAACAACTGGATGTCGGTGTTCGGAGGGCCCGCCTGGGAATTCGACACGAGACGTGGCCAGTACTATCTGCATAATTTTCTCAAGGAGCAGCCCGATCTCGATTTCCACAATCCGGATGTGATCGAGGCCCTGTTGGCGCAGGCGGAGTTCTGGCTCCAGCGCGGTGTCGACGGGTTTCGCATCGATGCCATCGATTTTGGCGTCCATGATCCCGAACTCCGGGACAATCCTGCCCGACCGCCGGTGACCGACCAGCACGGCGCCACCACCCCCTTCAACATGCAGTACCAGTTGTGGAACAAGGCCCGGCCCGAACTGTCGGAGATGTTCTTCAAGCCGATCTTCAGGCTTTCGCAGCGCTATGGCGCGACATGCCTGCTGGGCGAGATCAGCGGCGACACGTCGCTTGAGCGCATGGGCGACTACAGCTCGGGCGGCGGTCTCGACATGGCCTACAGCTTCCAGCTTCTTTCCTGCAAGCTCGCGGAGATCCGGGGGCACATCGAGGAGGCGGAGGCGTTTCTCGGCGATGGCTGGGCCTGCTGGTCGTTCTCGAACCACGATTGCTTCCGGTCCGCAACGCGTTTCGGGGGCGCGCATCCGGATGACCGGTTGCGCAAGATGATCCCGCAACTCCTGTGTTCCCTGCGCGGCTCCATCTGTCTGTATCAGGGCGAGGAACTGGGGCTTGAGGAAACGGAGCTCACCTATGACCAGATCCACGATCCGGTCGGCAAGACCTTCTGGCCGGCCAGCAAGGGACGCGATGGCTGCCGGACCCCCATTCCCTGGAAGGCCCAGTCCGAGCATGGCGGGTTCACGACCGGCGCACCGTGGCTGCCCGTGGGATCCGTCAACATGGCGATGGCCGTGGACCGGCAGGAGGCCGACCCGCATTCGGTCCTCGGTGTCACCAGGACATTCCTGCACTGGCGGCGGGAGCATGACGCCCTGCGCACCGGCGACATCGAGTTCGTCGATGCGGGCAGGGGTATTCTCGCCTTCATCCGCCGCACGCCGGGCGAGACGCTCCTGAGCGCCTTCAACATCACGGACACGGATCGCTGCCACGAGATCGAGCTCGTTGCAGCGGATGCCGGATGTCCGACCGCAACCGGTGAGTTCAAGGACAATCGCCTGAGCTTGCCCCCTTATGGTGTGTTTTTCGGAAGAATCACCGACGCCTCATGA
- the ugpC gene encoding sn-glycerol-3-phosphate ABC transporter ATP-binding protein UgpC, translating into MAAIKLENVKKSFGNVHVIKGVDLDIKSNEFIVFVGPSGCGKSTLLRLVAGLEDITSGELSIDGKVVNRLAPSDRGIAMVFQSYALYPHMTVYENMAFGLKLAKTDPGEADGKVRNAARILQLEHLLERLPKQLSGGQRQRVAIGRAITRDPKVFLFDEPLSNLDAALRVQMRIEIAKLHHSLNATMIYVTHDQVEAMTLADRIVVLEAGYVQQFGSPLDLYHHPQNRFVAGFIGSPKMNFLPAELVATESDRAQIRTHGGATLSAPIRAHGSVKGNGYELGIRPEHLVEGGGGDAQISGPVVAVEHLGAETYLYVDMGQELPLTVKSAGNSTTRPGDTIQIGIPSGACYLFDKDGKAFDRQAYDG; encoded by the coding sequence ATGGCCGCAATAAAGCTCGAAAACGTCAAGAAGTCCTTTGGCAATGTGCATGTCATCAAGGGTGTCGATCTCGACATCAAGTCCAACGAGTTCATCGTGTTCGTCGGTCCGTCCGGATGCGGGAAGTCGACGCTCCTGCGGCTGGTGGCCGGACTGGAGGACATCACTTCGGGTGAGCTTTCGATCGACGGAAAGGTCGTGAACAGGCTGGCTCCGTCGGATCGTGGCATCGCCATGGTGTTCCAGTCCTATGCACTCTATCCGCATATGACGGTCTACGAGAATATGGCATTCGGTCTCAAACTGGCCAAGACAGATCCCGGTGAGGCTGACGGGAAGGTACGGAATGCCGCCCGTATCCTGCAGCTCGAACACCTGCTGGAACGCCTGCCCAAGCAGCTTTCCGGAGGCCAGCGCCAGCGTGTCGCCATCGGCCGGGCGATCACCCGCGATCCCAAGGTCTTCCTGTTCGACGAGCCGCTGTCCAATCTTGATGCCGCCTTGCGCGTGCAGATGCGTATCGAGATTGCCAAACTGCACCACTCGCTCAACGCGACGATGATCTACGTGACCCATGATCAGGTCGAGGCCATGACGCTGGCCGATCGGATCGTCGTGCTGGAGGCGGGCTACGTACAGCAGTTCGGCTCGCCTCTCGATCTCTATCATCACCCGCAGAACCGTTTCGTCGCCGGGTTCATCGGCAGCCCGAAGATGAATTTCCTCCCGGCGGAACTGGTCGCCACCGAGAGTGATCGGGCCCAGATCCGCACCCATGGCGGCGCGACGCTCTCCGCTCCGATACGCGCCCATGGCTCGGTCAAGGGGAATGGCTACGAACTGGGAATCCGGCCCGAGCATCTTGTCGAGGGCGGCGGCGGCGATGCCCAGATTTCCGGCCCGGTCGTGGCGGTCGAGCATCTCGGGGCGGAAACCTACCTTTATGTCGACATGGGGCAGGAACTGCCGCTGACGGTCAAGTCCGCCGGCAACAGCACGACGCGCCCCGGCGACACCATCCAGATCGGTATTCCCAGTGGAGCCTGCTATCTGTTCGACAAGGACGGTAAGGCGTTCGACCGGCAGGCGTATGATGGCTGA
- a CDS encoding HNH endonuclease — translation MYRPERHTLSLSAFPALVLNADYQPLSYFPLSLWNWQESVKAIVLDRVDVVSLYDRTIRSPGSELCLPSVVALREYIPQSRRPPFTRFNLFLRDRFTCQYCRQPFHATDLTFDHLIPRSRGGRTSWTNIVTACNRCNLRKSNRLPGECGMHPMHRPEMPTTWQLQQNGRAFPPNFLHESWRDYLYWDSELEE, via the coding sequence ATGTACAGGCCGGAGCGTCATACGTTGTCGCTTTCGGCCTTTCCCGCACTGGTGCTCAATGCCGACTACCAGCCATTGAGCTATTTCCCGCTGTCTCTCTGGAACTGGCAGGAATCGGTCAAGGCGATCGTTCTCGATCGTGTTGATGTCGTATCATTATACGACCGGACCATTCGTTCGCCGGGGAGTGAATTGTGCCTGCCGAGTGTGGTGGCGTTGAGAGAATATATTCCACAAAGCCGCCGCCCGCCATTCACGCGCTTCAACCTGTTCCTGCGCGACCGGTTCACCTGCCAGTATTGCAGGCAGCCTTTCCATGCGACCGATCTGACCTTCGATCATCTGATCCCGCGCAGCCGTGGCGGGCGGACGTCCTGGACCAACATCGTCACGGCATGCAACCGGTGCAACCTGCGCAAGAGCAACCGGTTGCCCGGGGAATGCGGCATGCACCCGATGCACCGCCCGGAGATGCCGACAACCTGGCAATTACAGCAGAACGGCCGGGCATTCCCTCCCAATTTTTTACATGAAAGCTGGCGGGATTACCTCTACTGGGACAGCGAGCTTGAAGAGTGA
- a CDS encoding ABC transporter permease, translating to MPAFIWLLLFFLVPLGMVWVLGFGERTGPVDIQITWTFGNYIKAFDSIYLWLFAKTLLIAAIATILCLIVSFPLALAISFATPATKSLLLMLVILPFWTNLLIRTYALIAVLRSKGYVNYGLEYLWLGAKSIAAPLGLDAFLGARFQPVELLYSNTAVVFGIVYVYLPFMVLPLYASLERLDRSLLEASLDLGASQWRTFWSVTVPLAAPGIVSGIILVFIPALGTFLISDLLGGPHSELIGNVIERQFKAANNLPLGSAMSFILLYLTFAALILRARWSERDG from the coding sequence ATGCCCGCCTTCATCTGGTTGTTGCTGTTCTTCCTGGTTCCTCTCGGGATGGTCTGGGTGCTGGGTTTCGGCGAGCGGACCGGACCGGTCGACATCCAGATTACCTGGACATTCGGCAATTATATCAAGGCGTTCGATTCGATCTATCTGTGGTTGTTCGCCAAGACGCTCCTGATTGCCGCAATCGCCACCATTCTTTGTCTCATTGTCAGCTTTCCCCTTGCGCTTGCCATCAGCTTCGCCACACCGGCAACCAAGTCATTATTGCTCATGTTGGTGATCCTGCCATTCTGGACCAATCTGCTGATCCGCACCTATGCGTTGATCGCCGTGTTGCGCAGCAAGGGCTATGTGAATTATGGGCTCGAATATCTGTGGCTGGGCGCAAAGTCCATCGCGGCTCCATTGGGACTGGACGCCTTTCTCGGTGCCCGCTTCCAGCCGGTCGAATTGCTTTACAGCAATACAGCCGTCGTTTTCGGTATCGTCTATGTCTACCTGCCCTTCATGGTGCTGCCGCTCTATGCCTCGCTGGAACGCCTCGACCGCTCCCTGCTCGAAGCCAGCCTCGATCTGGGCGCGAGCCAGTGGCGCACATTCTGGTCCGTCACCGTGCCGCTGGCCGCCCCGGGCATCGTTTCGGGCATCATACTGGTATTCATTCCCGCTCTGGGGACCTTCCTCATTTCCGACCTGCTTGGTGGACCCCACAGCGAGCTCATCGGCAATGTGATCGAGCGACAGTTCAAGGCGGCCAACAACCTGCCACTGGGCTCGGCCATGTCGTTCATCCTGCTCTACCTCACCTTCGCGGCGCTGATCCTCCGGGCGCGCTGGAGCGAACGCGATGGCTGA
- a CDS encoding ABC transporter permease produces the protein MAERKGVLDYGRQWWVRIWMLCVFVFLYAPIVILVVFSFNDSKRNIVWRGFTLDYYYKAISNSSLIEAFTNSIFIAIISTTVSTAMGALIALGLWRFRFPGRSVLEGLNALPIVIPEICMGVSLLVLFNRIGWPNDLPWPFNLGPIVIGHVVFSFPFVAVVVRARMEGFDRSLEEASKDLGASEWQTFRRVTVPYMKPGLVAGALLAMTLSLDDFVITFFTSGPDTLTFPIKVYSMVRFGATPEVNAASTVLILITLLLTVVAMRLQKPEKVA, from the coding sequence ATGGCTGAGCGCAAGGGCGTTCTCGACTATGGCCGCCAGTGGTGGGTGCGGATCTGGATGCTCTGCGTCTTCGTCTTCCTCTATGCGCCCATCGTCATCCTCGTCGTGTTCAGCTTCAACGACAGCAAGCGCAACATCGTCTGGCGCGGCTTCACCCTCGATTATTACTACAAGGCGATTTCCAACAGTTCGCTGATTGAAGCATTCACGAACAGTATCTTCATAGCGATCATCTCGACGACGGTAAGTACCGCGATGGGTGCATTGATCGCCCTGGGCTTGTGGCGCTTCCGGTTCCCCGGCCGGTCCGTGCTGGAAGGGCTCAACGCATTGCCCATCGTCATTCCGGAAATCTGCATGGGTGTGTCGTTGCTGGTTCTGTTCAACCGCATCGGCTGGCCCAACGATCTGCCCTGGCCGTTCAACCTCGGCCCCATCGTCATAGGCCATGTCGTCTTCAGCTTTCCCTTCGTCGCCGTTGTCGTCCGTGCGCGCATGGAGGGATTCGACCGCTCGCTGGAGGAGGCGTCGAAGGATCTGGGCGCATCGGAATGGCAGACCTTCCGGCGCGTCACCGTGCCCTACATGAAGCCTGGACTGGTCGCAGGCGCATTGCTGGCGATGACCCTGTCGCTGGATGATTTCGTGATCACCTTCTTCACCAGCGGTCCCGATACGCTGACATTCCCGATCAAGGTCTATTCAATGGTCCGGTTTGGTGCGACGCCGGAGGTCAATGCCGCGTCCACGGTGCTGATCCTGATCACGCTTCTGCTCACCGTGGTGGCGATGCGCCTGCAAAAGCCGGAGAAAGTCGCATGA
- a CDS encoding ABC transporter ATP-binding protein: protein MIVRIEDLTKSFGTFRAVDHVSLDIPEKSFFALLGPSGCGKTTLLRMIGGFEHPTSGRILIDSEDMGRVPPNRRPVNMVFQSYAVFPHMTVRKNIAYGLEVTGVAAGEVARRVDEAVAMVRLDGMEDRRPDQLSGGQRQRVALARALVKRPKLLLLDEPLSALDKKLREEMQFELRRLQQEVGITFVIVTHDQEEALGMANHIAVMNKGSILQIAPPRELYEHPRHRFVAEFIGASNGFECDVVAIDGNTARVTNADLGEITVERADTSTREGILMVRPEKLRLDFSTPAAVDGEVMLDVAIEQIAYYGDLSFVYLRTDSGRRLACSRYNVNRLDRDDPAPGFRCRVGIHPDDLLLVGE from the coding sequence ATGATCGTCCGGATCGAGGATCTCACCAAGAGCTTCGGCACGTTCAGGGCGGTCGATCATGTGAGTCTGGATATTCCCGAGAAGTCCTTCTTCGCCCTGCTGGGGCCGTCGGGATGCGGGAAAACGACCCTGTTGCGGATGATTGGCGGTTTCGAACATCCCACATCCGGCCGCATTCTCATTGACAGCGAGGACATGGGCAGGGTGCCACCGAACCGTCGTCCGGTGAACATGGTTTTCCAGTCCTATGCCGTGTTTCCGCATATGACCGTACGCAAGAATATCGCCTATGGTCTCGAAGTGACCGGCGTCGCCGCGGGCGAGGTGGCGCGGCGGGTCGACGAGGCGGTCGCCATGGTTCGCCTCGACGGCATGGAGGATCGGCGTCCCGACCAGTTGTCGGGCGGTCAGCGCCAGCGTGTCGCGTTGGCGCGGGCGCTGGTCAAGCGACCGAAGCTGCTGCTGCTCGACGAGCCGCTGTCGGCACTGGACAAGAAGCTGCGCGAGGAGATGCAGTTCGAACTGCGGCGGTTGCAGCAGGAAGTGGGGATCACCTTCGTCATCGTCACCCACGACCAGGAGGAAGCGCTCGGCATGGCGAACCACATCGCCGTCATGAACAAGGGGAGCATCCTGCAGATCGCTCCACCAAGGGAACTCTACGAACATCCGAGACATCGCTTCGTTGCGGAATTCATTGGTGCGTCGAACGGTTTCGAGTGCGACGTGGTGGCCATCGACGGCAATACCGCGCGGGTGACGAATGCCGATCTGGGGGAAATCACCGTCGAACGCGCCGACACCTCCACCAGAGAAGGCATTCTCATGGTGCGCCCGGAAAAGCTGCGTCTCGATTTCTCCACGCCGGCAGCGGTCGATGGCGAGGTGATGCTCGATGTGGCCATCGAGCAGATCGCCTATTATGGCGACCTTTCCTTCGTCTATCTGCGGACCGACAGCGGCAGGCGCCTGGCCTGCAGCCGCTACAACGTCAATCGCCTCGACCGCGACGACCCCGCGCCCGGCTTTCGCTGCCGTGTGGGCATTCATCCCGATGACCTTCTTCTGGTCGGGGAATGA
- a CDS encoding Gfo/Idh/MocA family oxidoreductase has protein sequence MTVRYGIIGSGMMGQEHIRNLRAIDGTAVTAVSDPDDDMRRKAAVAAGGAASFATHDDLLNSGLVDALVIASPNHTHAAILTDVLHSDLPILVEKPLCTTSADCRMIRRHVAGRTAPVWVAMEYRYMPPVARLIEEVRKGTAGRPHMVAIREHRFPFLPKVGNWNRFARNTGGTLVEKCCHFFDLMRLILSAEPSRIYASGGQDVNHLDEDYGGERPDIIDNAFVVVDFDNGSRAMLDLCMFAEASRDQEEIAVTGDLGKIECGIPSSSFIIGKRAPVHRMGTSLPLQRETIAVDPSLLELGDHHGATYYQHRRFLDMIRGRGRPEVTVEDGSRAVAMGEAAERSIREGRPVNL, from the coding sequence ATGACCGTGCGCTACGGGATCATCGGCTCGGGCATGATGGGCCAGGAGCATATCCGCAACCTTCGTGCCATCGATGGAACGGCAGTCACCGCCGTATCCGATCCGGATGACGACATGCGCCGGAAGGCGGCAGTAGCAGCCGGCGGAGCTGCCTCGTTCGCCACCCATGACGATCTGCTGAATTCCGGCCTGGTCGATGCCCTGGTCATTGCCAGCCCGAACCACACCCATGCGGCCATCCTCACGGACGTGCTGCACAGCGATCTTCCCATTCTCGTTGAAAAGCCCCTTTGCACGACCTCCGCCGATTGCAGGATGATCCGCCGTCATGTCGCCGGCCGGACCGCTCCGGTCTGGGTCGCCATGGAATACCGCTACATGCCGCCGGTCGCCCGTCTCATCGAGGAAGTGCGCAAGGGCACGGCCGGCCGGCCGCACATGGTGGCCATTCGCGAACACCGGTTCCCGTTCCTGCCCAAGGTCGGCAACTGGAACCGCTTCGCCCGCAACACGGGCGGCACACTGGTGGAGAAATGCTGTCACTTCTTCGACCTGATGCGCCTGATCCTGTCGGCCGAGCCGTCGCGGATCTATGCCTCGGGCGGTCAGGACGTGAACCATCTCGATGAGGACTATGGCGGAGAGAGACCGGACATCATCGACAATGCCTTCGTCGTCGTCGATTTCGACAACGGTTCGCGCGCCATGCTCGATCTTTGCATGTTCGCCGAGGCAAGTCGCGACCAGGAGGAAATCGCGGTGACGGGCGATCTCGGCAAGATCGAATGCGGCATCCCGTCATCCAGCTTCATCATCGGCAAGCGTGCGCCGGTCCATCGCATGGGAACCAGCCTGCCGCTTCAGCGCGAGACGATCGCGGTCGATCCGTCACTGCTTGAACTGGGGGACCATCACGGCGCCACCTATTACCAGCATCGGCGGTTCCTCGACATGATCCGCGGCAGGGGCAGACCCGAAGTGACGGTCGAGGACGGCAGCCGTGCGGTGGCCATGGGCGAAGCCGCCGAAAGGTCGATCCGGGAAGGTCGGCCAGTCAACCTTTGA
- the metH gene encoding methionine synthase, whose translation MSEFLDAARHHVLLCDGGMGTQIQNRDLDLHEDFLGQENCSEILNISRPDIVREIHQGYLEAGADVVQTNSFGGSPITLGEFELSERAHEINLAAARLAREAAGRLANGRPRFVVGSIGPGTKLPTLGHIAYREIEQAIAVQAAGLVEGGVDALLIETCQDPLQVKAAVNGARIAMAGGNEVPILVQVTIETTGTMLVGTDIGAALTIIGALGVDGIGLNCATGPKEMAEHLRQLSHGWNGFLSVQPNAGLPELRCGHTHYPLGPDELAIWLRRFVEEDGVNMVGGCCGTGTDHIAALDTMLRDLADDGFRPTPRSREVMREPQLASLFSAVDLRQENAWLAIGERCNANGSKKFRQLQEAGDWDGCVAMGKEQVREGAHALDLCTAFVGRDEKAELIAVTERMRGLVDAPIVFDSTEIEVLEAGLELYGGKGVINSINFEDGLDAPTARMKLARKHGAAVIALTIEEAGMAKTAEDKVRIARRLVDFACGEHGLPPSDLLIDPLTFTICTGNEDDRKLGLWTLDAIEAISKEFPDIQIILGLSNISFGLNAAARHVLNSVMLDHATRRGMTGAIVHSSKILPLHAIPQDEVQAAEDLIFDNWRDGRNPLQAFMALFADRKAAASTARVRSDKVEERLAQRIVDGDKDGLEADLDEAMQTIPPLTIINEHLLSGMKTVGELFGAGKMQLPFVLQSAETMKKAVAHLEPHMEKVEGSTKGTIVLATVKGDVHDIGKNLVDIILTNNGYRCINLGIKQPLSNIIEAAREHGADAIGMSGLLVKSTVVMRENLEEMTRERLDIPVVLGGAALTRGYVEDDCAKAYGTGKVAYARDAFDGLHLMDLVARGKLDEHLASRKPASRRKQRTLEHLDPQSLMRPVDVEGTRLRRNELQVGIRSPEPPFLGARVIEHVEVKALLPYLNDNMLYQFHWGYKKNGKRLEDFLGWAKKELRPILTDLVREAEEEDIFEPQAAYGYFRAAGRGNELILFEEDGDTELCRFMLPRQNKEGGLCIADFVRDIDDSERDIIGLQVVTVGQRASEVARQWFAADRYQDYVRLHGLGVELAEAMAEYVHARIRAELGFAGDDARDMGQLLKQGYRGSRYSFGYPACPTLADQIPLLDLLGANRVGVEISDGWQLHPEQSTSAIVLHHPQARYFNV comes from the coding sequence ATGTCGGAATTTCTCGATGCCGCCAGGCATCATGTCCTCTTGTGTGACGGCGGCATGGGAACCCAGATTCAGAATCGGGACCTGGACCTCCACGAGGATTTTCTCGGCCAGGAGAATTGCTCGGAGATATTGAACATCTCCCGCCCGGATATCGTTCGCGAAATTCATCAAGGCTATCTCGAAGCCGGAGCCGATGTCGTCCAGACCAACAGTTTCGGCGGTTCGCCCATCACCCTTGGCGAATTCGAACTGAGCGAACGGGCACACGAGATCAATCTTGCCGCCGCCCGCCTTGCCCGCGAGGCTGCCGGACGCCTTGCCAACGGCCGCCCGCGCTTCGTGGTCGGCTCCATCGGTCCCGGCACGAAACTGCCCACGCTCGGCCACATCGCCTATCGCGAGATCGAGCAGGCGATCGCCGTGCAGGCCGCCGGTCTCGTCGAGGGAGGTGTCGATGCCCTGCTGATCGAGACCTGTCAGGACCCCCTGCAGGTGAAGGCGGCAGTCAACGGCGCGCGCATCGCGATGGCAGGCGGGAACGAGGTGCCCATTCTCGTTCAGGTGACCATCGAGACAACGGGGACGATGCTGGTTGGCACCGATATCGGGGCGGCACTGACCATCATCGGCGCGCTTGGCGTGGATGGCATCGGTCTCAATTGTGCGACCGGCCCCAAGGAGATGGCCGAACACCTGAGGCAGCTTTCCCATGGATGGAACGGATTCCTCTCGGTCCAGCCCAATGCCGGATTGCCCGAACTGCGCTGCGGTCACACCCATTACCCGTTGGGCCCGGACGAACTCGCGATCTGGCTTCGCCGTTTCGTCGAAGAGGACGGGGTGAACATGGTGGGCGGCTGCTGTGGCACCGGCACCGACCATATCGCCGCCCTGGACACGATGCTGCGCGACCTCGCCGATGACGGTTTCAGGCCGACTCCGCGTTCGCGCGAGGTGATGCGTGAACCGCAACTCGCCTCGCTGTTCTCGGCGGTCGACCTCCGTCAGGAGAACGCCTGGCTCGCCATCGGTGAACGATGCAACGCCAACGGCTCGAAGAAGTTCCGCCAGTTGCAGGAGGCCGGGGACTGGGATGGCTGTGTCGCCATGGGCAAGGAACAGGTACGCGAAGGCGCACACGCGCTCGACCTGTGCACGGCCTTTGTCGGCCGCGACGAAAAGGCCGAACTGATCGCCGTCACCGAGCGCATGCGCGGCCTCGTCGACGCACCCATCGTGTTCGATTCCACCGAGATCGAGGTGCTCGAAGCCGGCCTTGAGCTCTATGGTGGCAAGGGCGTCATCAATTCGATCAATTTCGAGGACGGGCTGGATGCTCCCACCGCGCGCATGAAGCTGGCGCGCAAGCATGGCGCGGCCGTGATCGCGCTCACCATCGAAGAAGCCGGCATGGCCAAGACGGCCGAGGACAAGGTGCGCATCGCCCGGCGGCTGGTGGATTTCGCCTGCGGGGAGCATGGCCTGCCACCGAGCGACCTGCTCATCGACCCGCTGACCTTCACCATCTGCACCGGCAACGAGGACGATCGCAAGCTTGGCCTGTGGACGCTGGATGCCATCGAGGCGATCTCGAAGGAATTTCCCGATATCCAGATCATCCTGGGTTTATCGAATATCTCCTTTGGCTTGAATGCTGCTGCCCGGCATGTTCTCAATTCGGTGATGCTCGACCATGCGACGCGGCGGGGCATGACCGGCGCCATTGTCCACTCATCGAAAATTCTGCCACTACATGCCATTCCCCAGGATGAGGTTCAGGCCGCCGAAGACCTCATCTTCGACAACTGGCGCGACGGCAGGAACCCGCTGCAGGCCTTCATGGCCCTGTTTGCCGACCGCAAGGCGGCCGCGTCCACGGCCAGGGTCCGCAGCGACAAGGTCGAGGAACGGCTCGCCCAGCGCATCGTCGATGGCGACAAGGACGGACTCGAAGCCGATCTCGACGAAGCCATGCAGACGATCCCGCCGCTGACGATCATCAACGAGCATCTGCTTTCCGGCATGAAGACCGTCGGCGAGCTGTTCGGAGCCGGGAAGATGCAGCTGCCCTTCGTGCTCCAGTCGGCGGAGACCATGAAGAAGGCCGTGGCCCACCTCGAACCCCACATGGAAAAGGTGGAAGGCTCGACCAAGGGCACGATCGTGCTGGCCACGGTCAAGGGCGACGTCCACGATATCGGCAAGAACCTCGTCGACATCATCCTCACCAACAACGGCTATCGCTGCATCAACCTCGGCATCAAGCAGCCACTGTCGAACATCATCGAGGCGGCAAGGGAACACGGCGCCGATGCCATCGGCATGTCCGGCCTGCTGGTCAAATCCACAGTGGTCATGCGTGAGAACCTTGAGGAAATGACGCGAGAACGACTGGACATTCCGGTCGTTCTCGGCGGAGCCGCACTTACCCGCGGCTATGTCGAGGACGATTGCGCGAAAGCGTACGGGACAGGCAAGGTCGCCTATGCCCGCGATGCCTTCGACGGCCTGCACCTGATGGACCTTGTGGCGCGCGGCAAGCTCGACGAGCATCTGGCATCGCGCAAGCCCGCATCGCGGCGCAAGCAGCGCACGCTCGAACATCTCGACCCGCAGAGCCTGATGCGCCCCGTGGATGTCGAGGGGACGCGCCTGCGCCGCAACGAACTCCAGGTCGGCATCAGGTCGCCCGAACCGCCGTTCCTCGGTGCACGGGTCATCGAGCATGTCGAGGTGAAGGCCCTGCTGCCCTATCTCAACGACAACATGCTCTACCAGTTCCACTGGGGCTACAAGAAGAACGGCAAGCGCCTCGAAGACTTCCTCGGCTGGGCAAAGAAGGAATTGCGCCCGATCCTCACCGATCTCGTTCGCGAGGCCGAAGAGGAAGACATCTTCGAGCCCCAGGCCGCCTACGGTTATTTCCGGGCGGCGGGACGCGGCAACGAGCTGATCCTGTTCGAAGAGGACGGAGACACCGAACTCTGCCGTTTCATGCTGCCCCGGCAGAACAAGGAAGGCGGGCTCTGCATTGCGGACTTCGTGCGCGACATCGACGACAGCGAGCGCGACATCATCGGCCTGCAGGTCGTCACCGTCGGCCAGCGGGCCTCGGAAGTCGCCCGCCAGTGGTTCGCCGCCGACCGCTACCAGGACTATGTGCGCCTGCATGGCCTCGGTGTGGAACTGGCCGAGGCGATGGCGGAATATGTCCATGCGCGCATCCGCGCCGAACTGGGTTTCGCCGGCGACGATGCGCGCGACATGGGCCAGTTGCTCAAGCAGGGCTACCGGGGATCGCGGTACAGTTTCGGCTATCCCGCCTGCCCGACCCTGGCCGACCAGATTCCGCTGCTCGACCTGCTCGGCGCCAACCGTGTCGGAGTGGAGATTTCCGACGGATGGCAACTTCATCCGGAACAGAGCACAAGTGCCATTGTCCTGCACCACCCGCAGGCCCGTTACTTCAACGTCTGA